A single Capra hircus breed San Clemente chromosome 13, ASM170441v1, whole genome shotgun sequence DNA region contains:
- the MEIG1 gene encoding meiosis expressed gene 1 protein homolog, which produces MAERGLPLRAGPKEILSKKTCVAMASSDVKPKSISRAKKWSEEIENLYRFQQAGYRDEIEYKQVKQVSMVDRWPETGYVKKLQRRDNTFYYYDKQRECDDKEVHKVKIYAY; this is translated from the exons ATGGCTGAGCGAGGGTTACCCCTGCGAGCAGGACCCAAGG AAATACTTAGTAAGAAGACCTGTGTAGCCATGGCTAGTTCTGACGTGAAACCAAAATCAATAAGTCGTGCCAAAAAATGGTCAGAAGAGATAGAAAATCTGTACAGATTTCAACAAGCAGGATATCGAGATGAAATTGAATATAAACAAGTGAAGCAAGTTTCTATG GTAGATCGTTGGCCAGAGACAGGATATGTGAAGAAGCTTCAGAGAAGGGACAATACTTTCTATTACTACGACAAACAGAGGGAGTGCGACGACAAGGAAGTCCACAAAGTGAAAATTTATGCTTACTAG